The proteins below are encoded in one region of Belonocnema kinseyi isolate 2016_QV_RU_SX_M_011 chromosome 3, B_treatae_v1, whole genome shotgun sequence:
- the LOC117169349 gene encoding transient receptor potential channel pyrexia-like produces the protein MKFDSFDVKDEMHLLTSDRPQKIHTIFQKPSTVFMLSSSSNDKKQLNIKEGNTVFARLRKVFKPKKLKQKIRSATISIAETTRSEQEEINVGAPPPIDESFFFENLESLRGVEIDGINILEEVWNTVSIAEMKVLTEMENGNVPERDGILFPDSDDRFRSIAFTWACIRGISHILAGLEASGADINNVLFQSASAGMCAAFAKESSCLEFLVEKGANLNYVSPLYGHCALHLATVGHRLENAKILLDFGGDLNNVSNNPHMIPLLHYAIKMKSEEVSELFIRRGANPIYKNLRGETPLHVACGVQSLKCCELLLQKPEVNVNALDEINRAPLHYATMATDLNIKLIELLLKHGALVNQIDGKGFSPLHLAALGEQAECVEMLIIHGADLTATTSKGVSALNIIVRKIPESLEAFKKKMDSSILMKRPGCQNREFEIRLDFTSLLPSDGRHETIFINSFVNENLTDLLPHPLVKAFIYLKWERIKKFYLLNIFFYALMLIFMSTYVLTALTYECYNFHQENNTSINYDNIICYYFDKRLVQLDWYIWLAFVCLMIPRKILSFMTCENYKEYLWNIDNILDTIVIMSVFATSFIYTGKTYHWQKHTGAFSVLFAWTNLMFMIGQLPGFGTYVAMFTHIQFEFAKLLFAYSGLLIGFALSFCVIFDGEPSFANLLTGLIKILTMMTGELDFEALTRHLEWSESGYMLVNRQLSICSQILFILFVIFIVFILMNLLVGIAVHDIKGLRDQAGLTKLIRTTKLIVSTEMAERKIRLSSFLKRLMSNKTDSQIRKHILLVKPLNPLEKRLPKEILKEAYEIAQKNSPILDDEYPDCNDPVSYIPKKKEEDIDATLETAVEKLSSQLKIKIDELFDLKHQLYEIKSALEQILLKVS, from the exons ATGAAATTCGATAGTTTCGATGTGAAAGATGAGATGCACCTTCTCACCTCG gatCGTCCTCAGAAGATTCATACCATTTTTCAAAAGCCGTCAACTGTTTTCATGCTCTCTTCATCTTCTAATGACAAAAAACAACTAAATATAAAAGAAGGCAATACAGTTTTTGCCAGATTAAGGAAAGTCTTCAAacctaaaaaattgaaacaaaaaattcgttCGGCGACAATCAGTATTGCAGAAACCACTCGTTCTGAGCAAGAAGAAATAAATGTTGGAGCACCACCACCAATAGACGAGtcctttttcttcgaaaatcttGAATCCTTAAGAGGTGTGGAAATTGATGGAATTAACATACTTGAAGAAGTATGGAATACAGTGAGCATTGCAGAAATGAAAGTACTGACAGAAATGGAGAATGGTAACGTACCAGAAAGAGATGGAATCCTCTTTCCAGATTCTGACGATAGATTTAGAAGTATTGCGTTCACCTGGGCTTGTATTCGCGGAATATCACACATTTTAGCCGGACTTGAAGCCTCTGGAGCAGACATCAATAATGTCCTATTTCAAAGTGCATCAGCAGGCATGTGTGCGGCTTTTGCTAAAGAAAGTTCTTGTCTGGAATTCCTAGTTGAGAAGGGCGCGAATTTGAATTATGTTAGTCCTCTTTATGGTCACTGTGCTTTGCACTTAGCTACAGTTGGCCACCGTCTCGAAAATGCCaaaattcttttggattttgGTGGTGACTTGAATAACGTATCAAATAACCCACACATGATCCCACTTTTACACTACGCGATTAAAATGAAGTCAGAAGAAGTTTCAGAATTATTCATCAGGCGAGGGGCTAACCCCATATACAAAAACCTTCGTGGAGAAACTCCCCTTCATGTGGCATGTGGTGTCCAATCTTTGAAATGTTGTGAACTCTTATTACAAAAACCAGAAGTTAATGTAAATGCTCTGGATGAAATCAATAGGGCTCCTTTGCATTATGCCACAATGGCTActgatttaaatatcaaattaatagAACTCTTACTGAAACATGGGGCGCTGGTCAATCAAATAGACGGAAAAGGATTTTCACCTCTTCATCTTGCAGCTTTAGGAGAACAGGCAGAGTGTGTTGAAATGTTGATTATACATGGCGCGGATCTAACTGCAACGACAAGCAAAGGAGTGTCAGCCCTGAATATTATTGTGCGAAAAATACCAGAATCCCTTGAagcgtttaaaaagaaaatggatTCTTCTATACTAATGAAACGCCCAGGTTGTCAAAACAGGGAATTTGAAATAAGATTAGATTTCACTTCTCTTCTTCCAAGTGACGGCAGACACGAAACTATTTTTATCAACTCCTTCGTGAACGAGAATTTGACAGATCTTTTACCTCATCCTCTAGTGAAGGCATTTATTTATCTAAAGTgggaaaggataaaaaagttttaccttctaaatattttcttttacgcACTCATGCTGATCTTCATGAGTACCTATGTGCTAACCGCTTTAACTTATGAGTGTTACAATTTTCATCAGGAAAATAATACCAGCattaattatgataatattatttgttattactTTGACAAACGACTTGTTCAATTAGATTGGTACATTTGGTtggcttttgtttgtttaatgaTACCAAGAAAAATTCTGAGTTTTATGACTTGTGAGAACTATAAGGAGTATCTCTGGAATATAGATAATATTCTGGACACTATAGTTATAATGAGTGTATTCGCTACGTCTTTTATTTATACAGGAAAAACTTATCATTGGCAGAAACATACTGGTGCTTTTTCTGTTCTTTTTGCTTGGACCAACTTGATGTTCATGATTGGGCAACTGCCAGGATTTGGGACTTATGTTGCGATGTTTACTcacattcaatttgaatttgcaaAACTTTTGTTTGCTTATTCAGGACTACTGATTGGATTTGCTTTGAGCTTTTGTGTGATTTTTGATGGAGAACCATCTTTTGCAAATCTATTAACcggtttgattaaaattttaacgatgaTGACTGGAGAACTTGACTTTGAGGCACTTACAAGACATCTGGAATGGAGTGAGAGTGGTTACATGCTTGTTAATCGTCAATTATCTATCTGTTCGCAAATTCTTTTTAtcctttttgtcatttttattgtcTTCATTTTAATGAACTTGCTGGTTGGTATAGCTGTGCACGACATAAAAGGTCTACGGGATCAGGCAGGTCTTACCAAACTAATCCGAACAACGAAATTGATTGTCTCCACGGAAATGGCAGAGCGAAAAATAAGACTTTCCTCATTTCTTAAAAGATTAATGTCCAATAAAACAGATTCTCAAATTCGAAAACATATTCTTCTAGTGAAACCATTAAATCCACTAGAAAAGAGGCTTCCTAAAGAAATTCTTAAAGAAGCCTATGAAATTGCTCAGAAAAACAGTCCAATTCTGGACGATGAATATCCAGATTGTAACGATCCTGTTTCTTATATCccaaaaaagaaagaagaggATATAGATGCTACTTTGGAAACTGCAGTTGAGAAACTTAGTTCGcagttgaaaatcaaaattgatgaacttttcgacttgaagCACCAGTTATACGAAATTAAAAGTGCGTTGGAACAGATCCTGTTGAAAGTATCGTAG